Proteins co-encoded in one Opitutus terrae PB90-1 genomic window:
- a CDS encoding outer membrane beta-barrel protein, which produces MNSLRVLLAFGLVAVVPARAVYAPLPEQELQKDWTVTLRAGVMYDSNIFGADEGAISSFVYQAAPTLAYSGSLDDQTFAQFAYGLVIDHFVDRPGDKTLDSHNLTARLAHAFSSSTNIDLSDTYQIAKNPESLLAGLPVNTDQSFKRNELNGRLVASPLPKLGATVKARSVNFNYDNATLGRNLDRTENLYGVAGSYDVVPELKAVAEYRHEDINYRTGGSTKDKQTDFLMGGFDYAVARKLAITGRLGAQWRSRSAETDTTSPYAEFSAKYDYAKRSFLSAGYMHTFEETSNVATFTDTRVNRLFVNVQHAVSALVVASASITYEPSQLQGRRGTSDFDETTTRVGLGLTWLPTAHWAFSASYDHDQIESDVPGRGQDRDRVGVSASYAF; this is translated from the coding sequence ATGAACTCTCTCCGGGTGTTGTTGGCGTTTGGGCTCGTTGCGGTGGTGCCGGCTCGTGCCGTCTACGCGCCCTTGCCGGAGCAGGAGTTGCAGAAGGACTGGACCGTGACGTTGCGCGCCGGCGTGATGTACGACAGCAATATTTTCGGCGCCGACGAAGGGGCGATCAGCAGCTTCGTCTATCAGGCCGCCCCGACGCTGGCCTACAGCGGCTCACTGGACGACCAGACGTTCGCGCAATTCGCCTATGGGTTGGTGATCGATCACTTCGTGGACCGGCCGGGCGACAAGACGCTCGACAGCCACAACCTCACCGCGCGGCTGGCGCACGCGTTCTCTAGCTCCACGAACATCGACCTGAGCGACACCTATCAGATCGCGAAGAATCCCGAGTCGCTGCTGGCGGGCCTGCCGGTGAACACCGATCAGTCGTTCAAGCGCAACGAACTCAATGGTCGCCTCGTAGCCTCACCGCTGCCGAAGCTCGGCGCCACGGTCAAGGCGCGCAGCGTTAACTTCAACTACGACAACGCCACGCTTGGCCGAAACCTCGACCGGACGGAAAATCTCTACGGCGTCGCGGGCAGCTATGATGTCGTGCCCGAGCTGAAAGCGGTCGCGGAATACCGGCACGAGGACATCAACTATCGGACCGGGGGCAGCACCAAGGATAAGCAGACCGACTTCCTGATGGGCGGGTTCGATTACGCCGTCGCGCGGAAGCTGGCGATCACGGGCCGGCTCGGCGCGCAGTGGCGCTCCCGCTCGGCCGAGACCGATACGACCAGCCCCTATGCGGAATTTTCGGCCAAGTATGACTATGCCAAGAGGTCGTTCCTGAGCGCGGGCTACATGCACACGTTCGAGGAGACGTCGAACGTGGCGACGTTCACCGACACGCGGGTGAACCGGCTCTTCGTCAACGTGCAGCACGCCGTGAGCGCGCTCGTGGTGGCCTCCGCATCGATCACCTACGAGCCCTCGCAGCTGCAGGGCCGGCGCGGCACGAGCGATTTTGACGAGACGACCACGCGCGTGGGGCTCGGGTTGACCTGGCTGCCGACGGCGCACTGGGCCTTCTCCGCGAGCTACGACCACGATCAGATCGAGTCCGACGTGCCGGGGCGCGGCCAGGATCGCGATCGCGTGGGCGTGAGCGCAAGCTACGCGTTCTGA
- a CDS encoding amidophosphoribosyltransferase → MGGYFGVVSKTDCVADLYYGTDYHSHLGTRRGGLAVHDGTACQRYIHDISNAQFRSKFEFDVMKLKGRMGIGVISDTEDQPLMIGSHLGNYAIVTVGRIANTAELVKKAFGLRSAHFSEMSGGEINPTELVALYINQGATFAEGIQIAQEAIEGSCSLLLLTDEGVYAARDKLGRTPIVIGHKPGAYAVTLESCAFPNLGYETVRELGPGEIVRLTAEGFDVLALAGHRSQICAFLWVYYGYPASTYEGINTEAARYRSGAALARRDSTPVDVVAGIPDSGTGHAMGYAQEKHIPFRRPFVKYTPTWSRSFMPQDQPTRELVARMKIIPVRELIQGQRLLFCEDSIVRGTQLRDTVQRIFDYGAREVHMRPACPPLIHGCKFLNFSRSKSELDLAGRRAIKELEGHDGAPPAAYAQPDTPQCKAMVERIRQRLGLTTLQYQQLDDLVGAIGLPKEKLCTYCWDGQE, encoded by the coding sequence ATGGGTGGCTATTTTGGCGTTGTTTCCAAAACCGACTGCGTCGCGGATCTCTACTACGGCACGGATTACCATTCGCATCTCGGCACGCGCCGGGGCGGATTGGCCGTGCACGACGGCACCGCGTGCCAGCGTTACATTCACGACATCTCGAACGCGCAATTCCGTTCGAAATTCGAGTTCGACGTCATGAAGCTGAAAGGCCGGATGGGCATCGGCGTGATCAGCGATACCGAGGATCAGCCGTTGATGATCGGCTCGCATCTCGGCAACTACGCGATCGTCACGGTCGGCCGCATCGCCAACACCGCGGAGCTCGTCAAAAAGGCGTTCGGGCTGCGCTCGGCGCATTTTTCCGAAATGAGCGGCGGCGAGATCAACCCCACGGAGTTGGTCGCGTTGTACATCAATCAGGGCGCGACGTTCGCGGAGGGCATTCAGATCGCGCAGGAGGCGATCGAAGGCTCGTGCTCGCTGCTGTTGCTGACCGACGAAGGCGTCTATGCGGCGCGCGACAAACTCGGTCGCACGCCGATCGTCATCGGCCACAAGCCCGGCGCTTACGCCGTCACGCTCGAGAGCTGCGCGTTTCCCAATCTGGGCTACGAAACCGTGCGCGAACTCGGCCCCGGCGAAATCGTGCGCCTGACGGCCGAGGGCTTCGACGTCCTCGCCCTCGCCGGCCATCGCTCGCAGATCTGTGCGTTCCTCTGGGTCTACTACGGCTACCCGGCCTCCACCTACGAGGGCATCAACACCGAGGCGGCGCGCTACCGCAGCGGGGCCGCGCTCGCCCGCCGCGACTCCACGCCCGTCGATGTTGTCGCGGGCATTCCCGACTCGGGCACCGGGCATGCGATGGGCTACGCGCAGGAAAAACACATCCCGTTCCGCCGGCCGTTCGTGAAATACACGCCGACGTGGTCGCGCAGCTTCATGCCGCAGGACCAGCCCACGCGCGAGCTCGTCGCGCGGATGAAGATCATTCCGGTGCGCGAGCTGATCCAGGGCCAGCGGCTCCTGTTCTGCGAAGACTCGATCGTCCGCGGCACGCAGTTGCGCGACACCGTCCAGCGAATCTTCGACTACGGCGCGCGCGAGGTGCACATGCGCCCCGCCTGCCCGCCGCTGATCCACGGCTGCAAGTTTCTCAACTTCTCGCGCTCGAAATCAGAACTCGATCTCGCCGGCCGCCGCGCGATCAAGGAGCTGGAGGGCCACGATGGAGCGCCGCCGGCCGCCTACGCGCAACCGGACACGCCGCAGTGCAAGGCGATGGTGGAGCGGATCCGGCAGCGGCTCGGGCTCACCACGCTGCAATACCAGCAGCTGGATGATCTGGTTGGCGCCATCGGACTGCCGAAAGAAAAGCTCTGCACCTACTGCTGGGACGGGCAGGAATAG
- a CDS encoding sigma-54-dependent transcriptional regulator: MVPSVLIVDDEKHTREGLQQALVDSYDVSLAASADEAFNLMDAQPFDVIVTDLRMPGKSGLKVIDKALAQPNRPAVLMMTAYGNIETAVEAMKRGAVDFLTKPVNIERLEVLIQRALKAKTLEVEVKQLHERLDEKFSFEGIIGNSPKLHEVIDRVKLVAPSRATILIEGESGTGKELIAQAIHQSSSRSRGPFLAVHCAALSENLLESELFGHERGSFTGATERRIGRFESADGGTLFLDEIGEISASTQVKLLRFLETKSIERVGGSKPIDLDVRLVAATNRTLEQLVRDGKFREDLFFRLNVVRITMPPLRERAEDVPLLLGHYITAFSEENGVPPLTIEPGALATLQAYPWPGNIRELRNFCENAVVLRRGRSLSEYDLEPRYRDATLAGATGPAPTPGAPGSTVLGGAVPTSFSVEENEKRLLREALIKSRGNRTKAAELMGISRRTLHRKIAQWPELDVVD; this comes from the coding sequence ATGGTGCCGAGCGTTTTGATCGTCGATGACGAAAAGCACACGCGCGAGGGTTTGCAGCAGGCGCTGGTCGACAGCTACGACGTGTCACTGGCTGCGAGCGCGGACGAGGCGTTCAACCTGATGGATGCGCAGCCGTTCGACGTGATCGTCACGGACCTGCGCATGCCGGGCAAATCGGGGCTGAAGGTGATCGACAAGGCGCTGGCGCAGCCGAACCGGCCCGCCGTGCTGATGATGACCGCTTACGGCAACATCGAGACGGCGGTCGAGGCGATGAAGCGCGGCGCGGTGGATTTCCTGACCAAGCCGGTGAACATCGAGCGCCTGGAGGTGCTGATCCAGCGGGCGCTGAAGGCCAAGACGCTCGAGGTCGAGGTGAAGCAGCTGCACGAGCGGCTCGACGAGAAGTTCAGTTTCGAAGGCATCATCGGCAACTCGCCCAAGCTGCACGAAGTCATCGACCGGGTGAAACTGGTCGCGCCGTCGCGCGCGACGATCCTGATCGAAGGCGAGTCCGGCACCGGCAAGGAGCTGATCGCCCAGGCGATTCACCAGTCGAGCTCGCGGTCGCGCGGGCCGTTCCTCGCGGTGCACTGCGCGGCGCTGTCGGAGAACCTGCTCGAGAGCGAGCTGTTCGGCCACGAGCGAGGCTCGTTCACCGGCGCCACGGAACGACGGATCGGCCGGTTCGAGTCCGCCGACGGCGGCACGCTGTTTCTTGACGAAATCGGCGAGATATCCGCGTCGACGCAGGTGAAGCTGCTGCGGTTCCTGGAGACGAAATCGATCGAGCGCGTCGGCGGTTCCAAGCCGATCGATCTCGATGTGCGGCTGGTGGCGGCAACGAACCGCACTCTCGAACAACTTGTGCGCGACGGGAAGTTCCGCGAGGACCTTTTCTTCCGGCTGAACGTGGTGCGAATCACCATGCCGCCGCTGCGCGAGCGCGCGGAGGACGTTCCACTGCTGCTCGGGCACTACATCACGGCGTTCTCCGAGGAAAACGGCGTCCCGCCGCTGACGATCGAGCCGGGCGCGCTGGCCACGCTGCAGGCGTATCCGTGGCCCGGCAACATCCGCGAGCTGCGGAACTTTTGTGAGAACGCCGTGGTGTTGCGGCGCGGCCGCAGCCTCTCGGAATACGACCTCGAACCGAGATACCGGGACGCCACCCTGGCGGGCGCGACCGGCCCGGCACCGACGCCGGGCGCGCCGGGCTCGACCGTACTCGGCGGCGCGGTGCCGACGTCGTTCTCCGTCGAGGAAAACGAAAAGCGACTGTTGCGAGAGGCGCTGATCAAGTCGCGCGGCAACCGCACCAAGGCCGCCGAGCTGATGGGCATCAGCCGGCGCACGCTGCATCGCAAGATCGCGCAGTGGCCCGAGCTCGACGTCGTGGACTAG
- a CDS encoding GumC family protein: MVPTSASKDSASLADFMQLLRQRKALIALILGLVLITTIVVTAFLPRWYLATTKIRVEKPEGEVKLFQAQSSSYYDPYFLQDQFKIMQSEKILYPVIENLGLNTRLAPLLGATGPLPSAMTYRYLLNKMLAVESQRSSSLIEINVYAQEPPLAAAIANEIARVYSDDRIALATSEQREGLAHLRKELEAQEQVVSAQRDTVERLRKDLNISGVDLNARYSDMEIETLRQMQNSLIALSVDAIGRRTRWERFKSIAPADRLSLVNSELIQDTNIQNLLQAYLVADQNVTRLQSRLGEAHPDLIAAVDNRAKIREQLDGQLRGYESALEIAYQEADSRVAELKNQLAQAKVAQILSARERMRPFEEAAQKLEDETRLLTTLKLTLRQREIDFQVPKRTIEILNTAEPPRYPSRPNWTLSIALALVFGSLLGVGAALLLEYFDTSFRTVGDVETRLKLPVLGVIPRQTDPLGGDEDPAEAEPYRVLQTNLNLALKPGQPASLVIFSAGPGEGKSTTLFRLARLAAAAGERVVLIDSDFRRPAQHRLAERPREPGLSDWLMNRQPLETIVQRELAPNLDFIPSGGVPGFTLGLLQVNRLKELIATLRGRYDKILFDSPPIIGVSDASVLASVMDGAVLLIQHRRNPQSMVLRAQQIVEAIKTPLLGVVLTQVPENAGGDYGYYTHNYSYYSDGSHRRHRPGPSAAHQAAPAVEGDRLVLREPERKDPA, encoded by the coding sequence ATGGTTCCCACCTCCGCCAGCAAGGACAGCGCCTCGCTTGCCGATTTCATGCAATTGCTGCGTCAGCGGAAGGCCCTGATCGCGCTGATCCTCGGGCTGGTCCTGATCACCACGATCGTAGTCACGGCGTTCCTGCCGCGGTGGTATCTGGCTACGACCAAGATCCGCGTCGAGAAGCCGGAGGGCGAGGTGAAGCTTTTCCAGGCGCAGAGCAGCAGCTACTACGATCCGTATTTCCTGCAGGATCAGTTCAAGATCATGCAGTCGGAGAAAATTCTCTATCCGGTGATCGAGAACCTTGGATTGAACACGCGCCTGGCGCCGTTGCTCGGTGCGACCGGGCCGCTGCCGTCGGCGATGACCTATCGCTACCTGCTCAACAAGATGCTGGCAGTCGAATCGCAGCGCAGTTCCTCGCTGATCGAGATCAACGTGTACGCGCAGGAGCCGCCGCTCGCGGCCGCGATCGCGAACGAAATTGCGCGGGTGTATTCGGACGATCGGATCGCGCTCGCGACGTCGGAGCAGCGCGAGGGCCTGGCGCATTTGCGCAAGGAACTCGAGGCGCAGGAGCAGGTGGTCAGCGCGCAGCGCGACACGGTCGAGCGACTGCGCAAGGACCTGAACATTTCCGGCGTCGACCTCAACGCGCGCTACTCCGACATGGAGATCGAGACGCTGCGGCAGATGCAGAACTCGCTGATCGCGCTGAGCGTCGATGCGATCGGCCGGCGCACGCGGTGGGAGCGGTTCAAGAGCATCGCCCCGGCTGACCGGCTGAGCCTGGTCAACTCCGAGCTGATCCAGGACACGAACATCCAGAATCTGCTGCAGGCCTATCTCGTCGCGGATCAGAATGTCACGCGGCTGCAATCGCGGCTCGGCGAGGCGCATCCGGATCTGATCGCGGCGGTGGACAACCGCGCGAAGATTCGCGAGCAGCTCGACGGGCAACTACGCGGCTATGAAAGCGCGCTCGAAATCGCGTATCAGGAGGCGGACTCGCGCGTTGCCGAGCTGAAGAACCAGCTGGCGCAGGCGAAAGTGGCGCAGATTCTCTCCGCGCGGGAACGCATGCGGCCCTTCGAGGAGGCGGCGCAAAAACTCGAGGACGAAACGCGGCTGCTGACGACGCTCAAGCTCACGCTCCGGCAGCGGGAGATCGATTTTCAAGTGCCGAAGCGCACGATCGAGATCCTGAACACGGCGGAGCCGCCGCGTTATCCCAGCCGGCCCAACTGGACGCTGAGCATCGCGCTCGCGCTCGTGTTCGGCTCGTTGCTCGGAGTGGGCGCGGCGCTGCTGCTGGAATATTTCGATACGAGCTTCCGCACGGTGGGCGATGTGGAGACGCGGCTGAAGCTGCCGGTGCTGGGCGTCATTCCGCGTCAGACGGATCCGCTCGGCGGCGATGAAGATCCCGCGGAGGCCGAGCCGTATCGTGTGTTGCAGACGAATCTGAATCTGGCGCTGAAGCCGGGGCAGCCGGCCTCGCTGGTGATCTTTTCGGCGGGCCCGGGCGAAGGGAAATCGACCACGCTCTTCCGACTTGCGCGGCTGGCCGCCGCGGCGGGCGAGCGCGTCGTGCTGATCGACTCCGATTTCCGCCGGCCTGCGCAGCACCGGCTGGCGGAGCGACCGCGCGAGCCGGGCTTGAGCGATTGGTTGATGAACCGCCAGCCGCTCGAGACGATCGTGCAACGCGAGCTCGCGCCGAACCTCGATTTCATTCCGAGCGGGGGCGTGCCGGGCTTCACGCTCGGTTTGCTGCAGGTGAACCGGTTGAAGGAGTTGATCGCGACGCTGCGCGGCCGCTACGACAAGATCCTGTTCGATTCGCCGCCAATCATCGGCGTGAGCGATGCGAGCGTGCTCGCCAGCGTCATGGATGGCGCGGTGCTGCTGATCCAGCACCGGCGCAATCCGCAAAGCATGGTGCTGCGCGCGCAGCAGATCGTGGAAGCGATCAAGACGCCGCTGCTAGGCGTGGTGCTCACGCAGGTGCCGGAGAACGCCGGCGGCGACTACGGCTACTACACGCACAATTACTCCTACTACAGCGACGGTTCGCATCGGCGGCATCGCCCCGGCCCGAGCGCAGCGCACCAAGCTGCGCCGGCGGTGGAAGGCGACCGGCTGGTGCTGCGCGAACCCGAGCGCAAGGACCCGGCGTAG
- a CDS encoding UDP-N-acetylglucosamine diphosphorylase, translated as MNTDVKASDLFTFPASLAPFAPHFPLDVEPWEWLKRIGPALTGFSMPPLEIKFPAGIHVEGQIWLHPTVRLPGHATLIGPAWIGAHTEIRPGAFVRGNVIVGERCVLGNSCEFKNCLLLDRVQVPHFAYVGDSILGNGSHLGAGVICSNLRLDQQPVLLREGDQVHETGLRKFGAILGDAAEVGCNSVLQPGTVLGRRALVAPLTAAGGVLPANTLTRHRRELATLPRRD; from the coding sequence ATGAACACCGACGTGAAAGCCTCCGATCTGTTCACCTTCCCCGCCTCGCTGGCCCCGTTCGCACCCCACTTCCCGTTGGACGTGGAGCCGTGGGAATGGCTGAAGCGGATCGGTCCGGCGCTCACCGGGTTCTCGATGCCGCCGCTGGAAATCAAGTTCCCGGCCGGCATCCATGTCGAAGGGCAGATCTGGCTGCATCCGACCGTGCGGCTGCCGGGTCACGCGACCCTGATCGGTCCGGCGTGGATCGGGGCGCATACGGAAATCCGACCCGGCGCGTTCGTGCGCGGCAACGTAATCGTCGGCGAGCGTTGCGTGCTGGGGAATTCGTGCGAGTTCAAAAACTGCCTGTTGCTCGACCGCGTGCAGGTGCCGCACTTCGCCTATGTGGGCGACTCGATCCTTGGCAATGGCTCGCACCTCGGCGCGGGCGTGATCTGCTCGAACCTGCGGCTCGACCAGCAGCCGGTGTTGCTGCGGGAAGGCGACCAGGTGCACGAAACGGGTTTGCGGAAATTCGGCGCGATCCTCGGCGACGCGGCGGAAGTGGGCTGCAACAGCGTGCTGCAACCGGGCACGGTGCTCGGCCGGCGCGCGCTCGTCGCGCCGCTCACCGCGGCCGGAGGCGTGCTGCCGGCCAACACGCTGACGCGCCACCGGCGGGAGCTGGCGACACTGCCGCGACGGGACTGA